One stretch of Psilocybe cubensis strain MGC-MH-2018 chromosome 6, whole genome shotgun sequence DNA includes these proteins:
- a CDS encoding putative 4-coumarate--CoA ligase 2: MYIKSPFPDPPQLPAVNAHYMFFKRPDQAEWPNYTVHIDPIDSLTAVGVTTAATAVNPTGRLMYRDYLRNIEDLSTGLGVSEAEGGLGLQGWKETDRAESVNAKAGREIIGIISENSSDYITLIHACIRIAVPFALISSYSTPFELKHALKLSKATRLFVDEAFLSNVLPVVKEVGLSTDRVYLLKEASGVPAKEKRGKTRKTFRSIIEGVRRRGTKTIDVRTAGKNTLAYLVFSSGTSGLPKAVMISHGNLIYSLGQAIVTGQAVAEVHTPPPPLNPEGIPVTLAFLPLHHTYGLHSYCFRATLMPSTLVILPKWNVKVALDAIPRYKVSSLPLIPSVVHQLANYPGIENADFSSVVAMNSGAAYLPPELGQKLTKLVKVDLDLMEGYGMSEATIAAIVQPYTGMLNGKLKRISGCTGVLLPGMEARVLRSEDAVPPPSPDTVIPDDCEVDEPGELWLRSPNVAVGYWNNPKANRETFVGGWLRTGDRFRVDKDGNFWFADRAKDTLKVSGAQVSPVEIEGCLLAHPGKLITDATVAGVSGGRTSDEKVPRAWVVLSPDASASLGLAPDTGKAVVAEKAIAELDRWHKENLSKYKWLRGGIEIVDEIPKSPTGKVLRRVLQDRYEQELKKPKKGKGKTKAKAKL, encoded by the exons ATGTACATCAAGTCGCCGTTTCCAGATCCCCCACAACTCCCAGCAGTCAATGCCCACTACATGTTTTTCAAGAGGCCAGACCAAGCAGAATGGCCAAACTATACAGTGCACATCGACCCAATTGATTCGCTCACCGCAGTCGGAGTAACCACAGCGG CCACGGCGGTCAATCCAACGGGTCGGCTCATGTATCGCGATTACCTGCGTAACATCGAGGATTTGAGTACAGGACTGGGAGTGAGCGAGGCAGAGGGCGGGTTAGGCTTGCAGGGATGGAAAGAGACTGATAGAGCTGAGAGCGTCAACGCGAAGGCAGGCAGAGAAATCATCGGCATTATCAGTGAAAATTCGTCG GACTATATTACTCTCATACATGCATGCATCCGCATTGCAGTTCCATTTGCGCTCATCTCATCTTACAGCACGCCCTTTGAACTCAAACACGCGCTGAAACTCTCGAAAGCTACACGTTTATTCGTTGACGAGGCATTCCTCAGCAATGTCCTACCCGTGGTCAAGGAGGTCGGGCTATCTACGGACCGCGTATATCTTTTGAAGGAGGCCTCTGGTGTTCCTGCGAAGGAAAAGAGGGGCAAGACAAGGAAGACGTTTAGAAGCATCATTGAAGGCGTCAGGCGGCGCGGCACGAAGACGATTGATGTGCGCACGGCGGGGAAGAATACGCTCGCTTATCTCGTATTTTCGAGTGGGACGAGTGGGCTGCCAAAAG CCGTAATGATTTCACACGGGAATCTCATCTACTCATTGGGACAGGCTATCGTCACTGGGCAGGCTGTCGCAGAGGTACACACT CCCCCACCCCCATTAAACCCCGAAGGTATCCCGGTCACGCTAGCATTCTTACCACTGCACCATACATATGGGCTTCATTCGTACTGCTTCCGCGCAACGCTGATGCCGAGCACGCTGGTTATTCTGCCCAAGTGGAATGTCAAGGTTGCTTTGGATGCCATCCCCAG ATACAAAGTTTCTTCGCTCCCGCTCATCCCCTCTGTTGTGCATCAACTCGCGAATTATCCAGGGATCGAGAACGCGGATTTCAGCAGCGTGGTGGCTATGAACAGCGGCGCGGCGTATCTCCCGCCTGAGCTAGGCCAGAAGCTGACGAAGCTGGTCAAGGTGGACTTGGATTTAATGGAGGGGTACGGAATGAGCGAAGCA ACGATAGCCGCAATTGTGCAGCCGTATACAGGGATGCTCAATGGCAAACTGAAACGTATATCGGGGTGCACAGGCGTGCTTCTCCCCGGGATGGAAGCGCGCGTGCTTAGATCAGAGGATGCCGTCCCTCCACCGTCACCGGACACGGTCATCCCAGATGACTGTGAGGTGGACGAGCCCGGGGAGCTGTGGCTGCGCTCTCCGAACGTGGCAGTGGGCTACTGGAATAATCCCAAGGCGAACCGGGAGACGTTTGTCGGCGGGTGGTTGCGCACGGGAGACCGATTCAGAGTGGATAAGGATGGCAATTTCTGGTTTGCTGATCGTGCAAAG GATACGCTAAAGGTGTCAGGCGCGCAGGTGTCCCCGGTCGAAATTGAAGGCTGCCTCCTCGCACACCCGGGAAAGCTTATCACAGACGCAACAGTCGCAGGCGTATCGGGTGGGCGAACCTCCGACGAGAAGGTACCTAGGGCATGGGTCGTGCTCTCCCCAGATGCCTCCGCCTCCCTCGGTCTTGCACCCGACACAGGCAAAGCTGTTGTAGCGGAAAAGGCGATTGCAGAGCTGGACAGGTGGCATAAAGAGAACCTGAGCAAGTATAAGTGGTTAAGGGGCGGGATTGAGATTGTGGATGAGATTCCAAAGAGTCCAACAGGAAAGGTGTTGCGTAGGGTGTTGCAAGATCGGTATGAGCAAGAGTTGAAGAAGCCGAAGAAGGGGAAAGGAAAAACGAAGGCAAAAGCAAAGTTGTAG